The DNA window CCCGCCCCTTCTCCTCTCCCGATTGGTTGTTTACTTCGGACAACCAAAATCACCTTAAAAGGATAAGATTTCGCCATCGTGATTGGTCCAATCGGCTGTCGATCAAAGCGATGCCAAAAACATACCCTTTCCTCCGCGCTTCCGTAACGACGCCAGCGTGCGGCGTCAATGTGTTCTGGAAAAATGGCGGCGCCCACGGTGCGACAGAGAGTTGTGTTGGGGAATTAAATCGAAACAATAGACCCTTTAAGTAGTTTACATCCGATCCAGGGTAGGGATCGCTGTCAACATATCATCCGGCCGAGGCAGGTTGGTGTAATTATTGTCCGGACTCCTCCACTGTttgcatcaataaaaataaagttgatGAGAATTGGGTTAGACGAGTGAATGGTCTCGGATGAAAAGCGGTGGCTGAGTGGCCGCCGGCCGATACGAGTCCGCACTTGAGTGGGTTTCATGATCAGGATTATTGCGGGGATTTGATTTTTAATGGCGTGCATGTTTACACTCGGACGTGTTGGATACGGGAGTGCTGGGGTTAAAAAGCggtgtttatttcagtttttccacaTAATTCGCGTACAAGAAGTAATGCAAGATAGAGCTGATTGGAGGACGCTGCTGTACTTTTTCCTGTAATCAGTTTGTTTGTAGAAATGAGGTCAATTTACAGTAACAGTGATCAATTGATATGATTGTAACGCACGACACAGGTGTGTGATCAATTGCATCTGATCGTTGGCTGAAATGCCGCTGATGTCAACTCGCAGATCTGTTGTATCCGCAACACAGACGCACCTCacatgtgtgtgttgttgtagcTGGATAGTCCATATCTGACCACTCTGTGCCGTCTCTCTCAGGCTTTATTCCTCCGGCAGGGATTTCCTTTTTAACCAATGAAGGAAAACAAGGAGAACTCAACTCCCGGGACCCCTGCGGGCCTGGACCACATAAAGCCCTGCTGGTACTGGGACAAGAAGGACCTGGCGCACACCCCGTCCCAGTCTGAGGGGCTGGATCCGGCCACAGAGGCCCGGTACCGGCGAGAGGGGGCCCGGTTTATATTCGACGTGGGGACCAGATTGGGACTGTATCCTTTCACCAGCCATAATGCCTCTAACCTGGAAATAAGACCACAACAGCTACTGTCAGATTCATACATCAAATTCAGTCTAATTGTACAGCCTCCCTGCTGTATTAGGGCTGGGTGCACTTCTTAATGTTGATTTAAATTCAAGATGTGCACTAATAAGTGGTTGCAATTTCTTTTTTCCGCTTCATCATTATCTTTTGCTTTTATTGAATACAGATGTTTTAATTGGGTGTGTATGTTGATATCTTTGGACCATGCCGAAGCTGTCAATTTGCTCAAAATGGATCATTCGGTACAGTAGTAGACATTCAAACAAGGTATAGATGTAATTATCAGTtccttaatacattatttagacACTATGACACTCTGGCGACAGGGATTATCTACTTCCATCGCTTTTATATGTTTCATTCGTTTAAGCAGTTCCCTAGATATGTAAGTATCCCCAGTTTATGAACACTTTTCACTGTCATGTTTaattcatttcagtttcatCTTCCATTTCATCGAACAGTGCCAATAATTATAAATGCATCTTGCTTTTGTTGCAGGTCACAGGCGCTTGCTGTCTGTTCTTAGCAGGTAAAGTCGAAGAGACTCCAAAGAAATGCAAAGATATCATCAAGACGGCCCGCAGCTTATTGAATGACGTGCAGTTTGCGCAGTTTGGGGATGATCCAAAGGTAAGCAGCTGTTCATtgttataatatacatttgttaTATTAGTTGACTTATCTGCAGTTTATGCAACTCACTGGCTTGTATAGTAAGTGCCGtctgtatttgtttagtttttgttttaagagTCTTAAGTGTTTTCTGAATCAAATGTGAGGATACACTGTATTCACTGTACTTTTATAATGGTGCGATGTATACAAGTACAATAATGTttacaagtattattattattattattaaaggaaACATTCACTGTATTACAGATGTTAGTGATTGCTAATAcaagttattttatgtttttatgttatgttttgGTTTCCCAACAGGAAGAAGTTATGGTTCTGGAGAGAATATTGCTACAGACCATAAAATTCGACTTGCAAGTTGAACATCCATATCAGTTTCTCCTCCGATATGCTAAGCAGCTTAAAGGTATGGATTTATATGTTTGGGGCTAGTATACCCAGTTTTAACACCTTGTTAAATTCTTGGTTCTGCTGCATGTTCTCTATTCAAGTGTAATGCGTTGTACTTTACCTGATTTGCTGTAGTCACTTAATCTCTGTgcttttcatgtttaatttattgcatCGAGATGTATTCTGTTTTTTGTAATTACTTTGCAACTATATATTTGTATCAGTTCTCGGTCAGGTTGAAATGCTGTTATTGTAGAATTGAAACCTGGGATTAGGGCAGTAGTCAAATAAAGAGATGATgataaacaaacatacatattctGTTTCAGGTGACAAGAATAAACTACAGAAGTTGGTACAGATGGCCTGGACGTTTGTGAACGACAGGTAAAGTATTGATCTGCTTCCAGTTCAGTGTAATGTTTTCAACTCGGGATATATGCTGTGCAGCGCCAATGATTGCTCCCAGTGTGTTGTCTTGCTAActtactgtgtgtttgtgctccAGCCTGTGCACGATGCTGTCCCTACAGTGGGAGCCGGAGATCATTGCCGTCGCTGTGATGTACCTGGCCGGCCGTCTGTGCAAGTTTGAGATCCAGGAGTGGACGTCTAAGCAGATGTACCGGCGATGGTGGGAGCAGTTTGTGCAGGATGTCCCCGTCGAACTTCTAGAAGGTATCGTTACAAGAGTTTATCACTGATTGATTTAATTGTTACATAGGTCTAGCCATTTTTGCAGTCTAAGGTGAAAATAAGCAATTGTCTGTAATGTGAGTTGTCTGTCCTGCTCTAGATATCTGCCACCAGATCCTGGACCTGTACTCCCAAGGGAAGCAGCAGATCCCTCAGCAGCCACAGATGCCGGAGAAGGAGAAAGTGCagcccccacccccgccccagCCACAGCCGCCCCAGCCACAGCCGCCGGCATCAGCGCAGCCCCCGCCCCAGAACTTGGGCGGGCAGAGCCAGCCGACGCCGCCCCCGCCCAAGAAGGCCTCCCCGCAGGCCAGCCCCGCCCGCCAGCTCAAGAGGACGCATGTCAGTATCTCGCGTGTCGTCATCACAGGGCCAAAACTGACCGGTTTAGGATTGTTATGTTATGGAATGAGTTGGGATCAAACGGCTACGGAAAGAGAACAGCACTTTCTACAGCTGGCTGAACCAGGCTGAGCAATCGCTGCCATTCGCCAACTTCTTTGGTTAAAGCGCTCTTTAACGCGGAAATTAGTGTATTGGGTTATAGCGAACGAGTCTGGTCAACTCGGTTCAGTTTCCTCTCCGTCTCGGTAGACATACTCGACCTGAATGCCTAAAATAAGGTCTGAAATGAATTAATGTACTAATTTTAAAGTGGGTTGCTGAGATTTAATGAGGATTTTTTGTACAACCTAATTAATTTGAACAAGTTGTATACATAAAAATGTGACCATGTTGTCTATAATTCTATTACATTCTACAATGGCAGGACTTAAGTTAGCTTCTGGGTCGATATTTATTTGATTCTGCCTTTTTTATTAGCAGGTTGTATCTCCTAAAGATGAACCCAAGGTACCAGGTAAATAACACATTGCATTTGCTATTTTAGAAGCTGCTGTTTTGTCTCTGTTTTTATGCATCTACATTCAAGTGGATTTTGAGATCTTTCATAAAATGTGTTACCAGACTCTAAGTAGTTCTATACTTTTCTTTTCAGAACAAGTAGGGTCCAAAATTCCCCGACTGGAGACCCCAATGCCTCCTCTCCCCACTGTACAGCCCCCAGTCGGTGAGTATCTTCTAGTAATGCAGAAATCACATAATAAAAGTCATGTcgtatttgtatacatttgtagAACACATTACCTTGTAGAATATGTTTAATTCTCTGCTGTATGTGTGGCTTTTCATTGATCACTCCCTTCTATGTGTGCCTCTTAAATATTAATTGGTAATTGTATGGCCAATTAAGATAAATGCTTTATGAGGTCGGAAGGTTAATGTTTTGAGACTCTTCAGATTATCCTCTCGGGTCCTAATGTTACAGAAATATAAGCACTTAGCAGATTTTGACAGATGTAAGCCGAGGCAGGGATTGTGGACACATGGATGCACCGATGCTCTCTAGATCCACTTACATAATCTAAGAGAGGCCTGGAAATAGAGTGGGATACTCCGCCTGACCCCTCAGACAAATCTGATAATTGCATTACCCTATTAAAACCATTCTTCTAATAGACACCGGAACACCAGGCAGCTTTGTTCTCGACCTGTCTGTCCGCGGTCTCGATttgaatcataataataattctccAGAAAGCGAGGTAATCTGAGAATGCGAGAGAACTTGAGGTCGATGAAACTGTAAACGCAGGAGAGctcttttgcttttgttttgagaAAGAAGAGAAATACCTCTAGTCTCAGTTTGTACCGTCTTTCCCGCGCGCAGAACGCAAACCTCCTCCGGTGGCAGCACCCGTCGCAGAACCGGAGATGCTACCTACGAGCGACGCCATCGAGCTTCCCAAAGCCCCGGTTCCTCCCCCGCCACACCAGGCCCCTGTTCACCAGCCACCCCCACTGCCTCACAGACCGCCGCCTCCCCCGCCATCCAGCTACATCATGGGCATGTCCACCTCCAGCTCCTACATGTCCGGCGAGGGCTACCAGAGCCTCCAGTCCATGATGAAGACCGAGGGGCCTTCCTACAGCACCATGCCTCCCACCTACGGACCTCCGATGCAGTACCACCCCCATGTCTACCCGCCCAACCCGCCCCCTCCGGTGCCCCCGCCTCCCGCTACCTACCCTCCTCCAAATCTGCCGCCCCCGTCCCCCGCCTACCCGCCTCCGGGCTACAACCACAGCTACCCTCCTCCTCCACGGATGCCCCCGGGCCACGGTGTGCCGCCCCCGGTGATGGGCATCCCCCCGAGCAATTACCCGCCGCCTCCTGGGCCCCCTGGCGGACAGTCGCAGGTGCCGCCCCCGCTGCCACCCCCTGGCATGCCCCCAGTGAGCGGCCTGAACCGAGGAGGGTGGATGAGatgaaaataaagaatgaaacGTGCCTGCTCTGAGGTATTTTCTATAatattttgtgaaaatgttcaaCTCTCTGTAAATATCAGCCACGGCATGATTCCTGGAGGACAGATGCATTGTCAGCGCTCTTTAGTTCAtcgtttttgtttccttttttatcgGCAGGTACAGTAGACGGATCGGACACTACAGATCagctgtattgttttgtttccattCCATCGGCATTTCTTTGATTGACACTTTCTAATAGTCTTGAATGGAATTGAAATTCTACTTTTCAAACTTAATTTTGTTGTAATTTACCTGGAAAGAATAACCTATCCTATGCAAAGCATTGCCTTACCTGCTTCAAGCCGGATAACAATGAGTTATTTCACTGAAGATCTTtcgttttgtttctctccattacCTGACAAAAAGtgttacaatttcaaaatgtgtaTTGGTACTTGaattgttttgtctgttttagtttttctccaaAGATCTTCACTACATACTGCGTTTGACCTAATTCCTGTAGAAGTAAAATTAAAGTAAACCGCTGTTGAGGACTACTACACTTTTGAGCCAGTTGAAGTTTAATTGGATGGAAGAATGTTAATTTAGAACACTTAAATAACGAATACAAAATATGGAACATTTtaacactgtaaaaaaaaaaaaaaaaaaaaaaaaagctcaaaaggccatttgttttgtaaatactAGGTTTCAGTGGGCTTTTGAGATTAAGTATTCTTcaatcttttttattatttagctcTTATTCCAAATGTGCCTTAGATAGGCTTCTATGTGATAGTTTAGGCTATCAATGTAGTGATTTTCCTGTGACATGTAAAGTATTGTTGACACATACTTGACTGCATGTGTCTGTCAATCttgagtaaataaaataaatctgcttTAAGCAcaaggtttttatttaattaatttaatacctGATTGCTGAAATGTATTTCCTTTCCTTAATGTATTCCCAGATAGCTTGGGAGAATTGAAAGCCTCTTGACTACTTACTTACTCACCTTACAAACTATTTAATACAGATCCTTGATCTCTAAATCTGGTTAATACGCTTCATTTTCTCTAGCACTAACCCAAAGGAATCTGCACTGTGATTTACATGACTTGCTGATGAGTAAACCTTTTAATTTGGTTGAAGAATTTCACTTGTGGGATTCAATTATAAAACTTACCAGTAGCGGGCAGAGTTGTACATTCGGAATAATCCACATGGttaa is part of the Amia ocellicauda isolate fAmiCal2 chromosome 21, fAmiCal2.hap1, whole genome shotgun sequence genome and encodes:
- the ccnk gene encoding cyclin-K isoform X1 encodes the protein MKENKENSTPGTPAGLDHIKPCWYWDKKDLAHTPSQSEGLDPATEARYRREGARFIFDVGTRLGLHYDTLATGIIYFHRFYMFHSFKQFPRYVTGACCLFLAGKVEETPKKCKDIIKTARSLLNDVQFAQFGDDPKEEVMVLERILLQTIKFDLQVEHPYQFLLRYAKQLKGDKNKLQKLVQMAWTFVNDSLCTMLSLQWEPEIIAVAVMYLAGRLCKFEIQEWTSKQMYRRWWEQFVQDVPVELLEDICHQILDLYSQGKQQIPQQPQMPEKEKVQPPPPPQPQPPQPQPPASAQPPPQNLGGQSQPTPPPPKKASPQASPARQLKRTHQVVSPKDEPKVPEQVGSKIPRLETPMPPLPTVQPPVERKPPPVAAPVAEPEMLPTSDAIELPKAPVPPPPHQAPVHQPPPLPHRPPPPPPSSYIMGMSTSSSYMSGEGYQSLQSMMKTEGPSYSTMPPTYGPPMQYHPHVYPPNPPPPVPPPPATYPPPNLPPPSPAYPPPGYNHSYPPPPRMPPGHGVPPPVMGIPPSNYPPPPGPPGGQSQVPPPLPPPGMPPVSGLNRGGWMR
- the ccnk gene encoding cyclin-K isoform X2 codes for the protein MKENKENSTPGTPAGLDHIKPCWYWDKKDLAHTPSQSEGLDPATEARYRREGARFIFDVGTRLGLHYDTLATGIIYFHRFYMFHSFKQFPRYVTGACCLFLAGKVEETPKKCKDIIKTARSLLNDVQFAQFGDDPKEEVMVLERILLQTIKFDLQVEHPYQFLLRYAKQLKGDKNKLQKLVQMAWTFVNDSLCTMLSLQWEPEIIAVAVMYLAGRLCKFEIQEWTSKQMYRRWWEQFVQDVPVELLEDICHQILDLYSQGKQQIPQQPQMPEKEKVQPPPPPQPQPPQPQPPASAQPPPQNLGGQSQPTPPPPKKASPQASPARQLKRTHVVSPKDEPKVPEQVGSKIPRLETPMPPLPTVQPPVERKPPPVAAPVAEPEMLPTSDAIELPKAPVPPPPHQAPVHQPPPLPHRPPPPPPSSYIMGMSTSSSYMSGEGYQSLQSMMKTEGPSYSTMPPTYGPPMQYHPHVYPPNPPPPVPPPPATYPPPNLPPPSPAYPPPGYNHSYPPPPRMPPGHGVPPPVMGIPPSNYPPPPGPPGGQSQVPPPLPPPGMPPVSGLNRGGWMR